A region from the Pontixanthobacter aestiaquae genome encodes:
- a CDS encoding polyhydroxyalkanoate depolymerase produces MLYTAYEMQRAWLSSASAWATVGAEMLANPALPMGYLGMGPRMASALEVFAHASAPYGKPDFGIEAVIVDGNAFSVTETRVMTKPFGDLLHFFRDDLPKDAPKLLIVAPMSGHYATLLRGTVERMVESCEVYITDWADAKLVPQSAGKFDLDDYIDYLIEFMEHIGPDAHMMAVCQPSVPAFAATAIMNRDTHPCAPKTLTMMGGPIDTRESPTTVNDLAMKRPIAWFRETVIATVPMTYRGAGRKVYPGFLQLAGFMSMNLGSHMLSHYEMFKHLNKGDDAKSRDSAQATKDFYDEYRSVCDMTAEFYLQTVEEVFQKHSIPNGTFVHRGKVVDLHEITDTAILAIEGERDDISGLGQTKAALKLADKLSDKKKRYYMAEGAGHYGIFNGSKWRDKVAPTVEEFIAEHG; encoded by the coding sequence TTGCTTTATACCGCTTATGAAATGCAGCGCGCATGGCTGTCCAGCGCGAGCGCATGGGCCACCGTCGGAGCAGAAATGCTAGCAAATCCCGCTCTGCCGATGGGCTATCTCGGCATGGGTCCGCGCATGGCCTCGGCATTGGAAGTCTTTGCCCACGCCTCGGCGCCCTATGGCAAGCCCGATTTCGGTATCGAAGCGGTGATTGTGGACGGCAATGCCTTCTCGGTCACTGAAACGCGGGTGATGACCAAGCCGTTCGGCGATCTGCTGCATTTCTTTCGCGATGATCTGCCCAAGGACGCACCGAAACTGCTGATCGTCGCGCCGATGAGCGGGCATTACGCCACGCTGCTGCGCGGTACGGTCGAGCGGATGGTCGAAAGCTGCGAAGTTTACATTACCGATTGGGCCGATGCGAAGCTGGTGCCGCAAAGCGCAGGCAAGTTCGATCTGGACGATTACATCGACTATCTGATCGAGTTTATGGAGCATATTGGTCCGGACGCGCATATGATGGCGGTGTGCCAGCCGTCAGTTCCGGCCTTTGCCGCCACGGCGATCATGAACCGTGACACACACCCCTGCGCGCCCAAGACGCTCACCATGATGGGCGGCCCGATCGACACGCGCGAATCCCCGACAACGGTCAATGATCTGGCAATGAAGCGCCCGATTGCGTGGTTCCGCGAGACGGTGATTGCCACGGTGCCGATGACGTACAGAGGCGCGGGCCGCAAAGTATATCCCGGCTTCCTCCAGCTTGCAGGCTTTATGAGCATGAACCTCGGCAGCCATATGCTGAGCCATTACGAGATGTTCAAACACCTCAACAAAGGCGATGACGCCAAGTCCCGGGACAGCGCGCAAGCGACGAAGGATTTCTACGACGAGTACCGCTCTGTCTGCGACATGACAGCGGAATTCTATCTCCAGACCGTCGAAGAAGTGTTCCAGAAACACTCGATCCCGAATGGTACTTTCGTCCATCGCGGCAAAGTGGTCGATCTGCACGAAATTACTGACACAGCAATCCTCGCCATCGAGGGAGAGCGGGACGACATTTCAGGCCTCGGCCAGACCAAGGCTGCTCTCAAACTGGCCGACAAGCTCAGTGATAAAAAGAAGCGCTACTATAT
- a CDS encoding ABC transporter transmembrane domain-containing protein — translation MDADQTSLEITETPAKRSLFGRNTAKPTNGPKPAKNLGPLKMIWVEAIKYPGKVLLAFIALVITAAATLAIPAGLKFIVDYGFASGGDPEQIGRWFRYLLMIVTVLAAGTALRFYFVSWLGERVVADIRAKVQDNLMRLAPGFYEENSPSEIASRMTADTTLIQTVVGTTVSVALRNILMVFGGTAVLFWLAPRLTMGLLVAIPLVMVPIMIFSRRIRNISRSSQDRVADIGSMVSETLGSMKVVQAFNQEKRESVRFAKAVEATFDVAKKRILLRSALTAIIILFIFGSIVIVMWQGAIGVTTGSISGGTILAFVIAGGLVAGAFGALTEVYGELLRGAGAASRLNELLNEKPTIAAPERPQALPEPPRGGLSFRNVTFRYPTRLETAALKDFSLEVEPGETVAIVGPSGGGKSTIFQLVERFYDPQAGSIRIDGVPLTSADPAEIRKRTALVPQEGTLFSANARDNLRYGQWSASDEDIWEAARAANAESFLRDLPQGLDTYLGESGTRLSGGQKQRIAIARALLRDSPILLLDEATSALDAESEQLVQQALDRLMQSRTTLVIAHRLATVRSADRIIVLEEGQIVEQGTHVELADAGGLYSRLAALQFGTHEAA, via the coding sequence ATGGACGCGGATCAGACTTCCCTAGAGATTACCGAAACCCCTGCGAAACGCTCTTTATTTGGGCGCAATACAGCAAAGCCGACGAACGGTCCCAAACCGGCCAAAAATCTTGGCCCGCTCAAAATGATTTGGGTTGAGGCGATCAAATATCCCGGGAAAGTCCTGTTGGCCTTTATCGCGCTGGTTATCACAGCTGCGGCAACACTCGCGATACCCGCGGGTCTGAAATTTATCGTTGATTATGGCTTTGCGTCTGGCGGCGATCCCGAACAGATCGGGCGGTGGTTCCGGTACTTGCTGATGATTGTAACAGTGTTGGCGGCAGGCACGGCACTGCGTTTCTATTTCGTCAGCTGGCTCGGGGAGCGCGTCGTGGCGGATATCAGGGCTAAGGTTCAGGACAATCTGATGCGTCTCGCCCCCGGCTTTTATGAAGAAAACAGCCCGAGCGAAATCGCCAGCCGCATGACGGCCGATACCACGCTGATCCAAACGGTGGTGGGCACAACGGTATCGGTCGCGTTGCGCAATATATTGATGGTTTTCGGCGGAACGGCTGTCCTGTTCTGGCTCGCGCCGCGGCTGACGATGGGTCTGCTCGTGGCGATACCGCTGGTCATGGTGCCGATCATGATCTTTAGTCGCCGAATACGGAATATTTCGCGGTCGAGCCAAGACCGTGTGGCCGATATTGGTTCAATGGTGTCCGAGACACTCGGCTCGATGAAAGTTGTGCAGGCGTTCAACCAAGAGAAGCGCGAAAGTGTGCGTTTTGCAAAGGCTGTGGAAGCCACATTCGATGTTGCGAAGAAACGTATCCTGCTGCGCTCGGCCCTCACAGCCATCATCATACTGTTCATTTTCGGTTCGATCGTAATCGTCATGTGGCAGGGCGCGATTGGAGTCACCACAGGCTCGATCAGTGGCGGTACGATATTGGCATTTGTAATTGCCGGGGGGCTCGTCGCAGGCGCTTTTGGCGCGCTGACCGAAGTCTATGGCGAGCTGCTGCGCGGTGCCGGTGCGGCCAGCCGCCTCAACGAATTGCTCAACGAGAAACCGACTATTGCTGCGCCTGAGCGTCCGCAAGCTTTGCCGGAACCACCGCGCGGCGGCCTGTCATTCCGCAATGTGACCTTCCGCTACCCGACACGGCTGGAAACGGCGGCGCTCAAGGATTTCAGCTTAGAGGTCGAGCCGGGCGAGACAGTCGCGATTGTCGGTCCATCGGGCGGCGGTAAATCCACGATTTTCCAGCTGGTCGAGCGCTTCTACGACCCTCAGGCTGGTTCAATCCGTATCGACGGCGTTCCTCTGACCAGTGCCGATCCCGCCGAAATCCGCAAACGCACCGCGTTGGTCCCGCAAGAGGGTACGCTGTTCTCTGCCAATGCGCGTGACAATCTGCGCTATGGCCAGTGGTCAGCAAGCGACGAGGATATCTGGGAAGCAGCCCGCGCCGCCAATGCCGAATCGTTCCTGCGCGATTTGCCACAAGGCCTCGACACTTATTTGGGCGAAAGCGGCACACGCCTTTCCGGCGGTCAGAAGCAGCGTATCGCGATTGCGCGCGCGCTGCTTCGCGACTCGCCCATTCTGCTGCTCGATGAAGCCACCAGCGCGCTCGATGCCGAGAGCGAACAATTGGTGCAGCAAGCGCTCGACCGGTTGATGCAGAGCCGCACCACGCTGGTGATCGCGCACCGCTTGGCAACAGTCCGATCCGCTGACCGGATTATTGTGCTGGAAGAGGGGCAAATTGTCGAGCAAGGCACACATGTGGAATTGGCCGATGCGGGCGGTCTTTATAGCCGTCTCGCCGCGCTACAATTTGGCACGCATGAAGCAGCATAA